The following are from one region of the Advenella mimigardefordensis DPN7 genome:
- a CDS encoding DUF3426 domain-containing protein, producing MKTRCPDCSTRFDVTPAQLNAREGKVRCGVCSTVFNAFEHEVDDETDFPVLQAEQPHTDTLSAGSEPAPASRHSLRDVRDTDRQARAAASPRQYHEDADPLSDQAIEPTLDELDDRSTPRRGRVRDRDRGAGERFLVDAPSLSGSGAYNQDGRGAAPRVHVEGQYRRRVQRDTEYDDPEHSNGSGLIWFLAVLFALIILFAQGAVVFRNQIVNVAPTLRPQLVQLCSFVGCEVGYTRSVRHLAILKPALRQVKTPATTADIHSFRLQAILKNNDTIAQPLPSLVLSLKDASESVSARRIIKPEEYLLPDAQKRAFQPNDEIAIDLPVQVSRTDVAGFELSLFYP from the coding sequence ATGAAAACGCGTTGTCCAGATTGCAGTACCCGCTTTGATGTGACTCCGGCGCAGTTGAATGCGCGTGAGGGCAAGGTGCGTTGCGGCGTTTGCTCCACCGTTTTCAACGCCTTCGAACATGAGGTGGACGATGAGACCGATTTCCCGGTCCTGCAGGCTGAACAACCCCACACCGATACGCTTTCTGCTGGCTCTGAGCCAGCGCCCGCATCCCGCCATTCCTTGCGTGATGTACGTGACACAGATCGCCAGGCGCGTGCCGCTGCGTCACCAAGGCAGTATCATGAGGATGCCGATCCGCTATCGGACCAGGCGATTGAACCGACCCTGGACGAGCTGGACGATCGGTCCACGCCGCGAAGAGGACGGGTGCGCGATCGCGACCGGGGAGCTGGCGAGCGTTTCCTGGTGGATGCGCCCAGCCTGTCGGGCAGCGGCGCCTATAATCAGGATGGTCGGGGAGCGGCGCCCCGGGTGCACGTGGAAGGCCAGTATCGTCGACGCGTGCAGCGTGACACCGAGTATGATGACCCAGAGCACAGCAACGGTAGCGGTCTGATCTGGTTTCTGGCCGTATTGTTCGCGCTGATTATTCTCTTTGCTCAGGGCGCTGTGGTGTTCCGGAACCAGATTGTCAATGTAGCACCAACCCTGCGCCCCCAGCTTGTGCAATTGTGCAGTTTCGTGGGGTGTGAGGTCGGTTACACGCGCTCCGTACGCCATTTAGCCATCCTGAAGCCGGCCTTGCGCCAGGTAAAGACGCCGGCGACGACCGCCGACATCCACAGTTTCAGGCTGCAGGCGATCCTTAAAAATAACGATACCATTGCCCAGCCGTTACCGTCGCTGGTACTGAGCTTAAAGGATGCGTCCGAGTCCGTTTCTGCCCGACGTATCATCAAGCCTGAAGAATATCTGCTGCCCGATGCGCAAAAGCGGGCGTTCCAGCCAAATGACGAAATTGCCATCGATCTGCCGGTGCAGGTCAGTCGTACCGACGTGGCCGGTTTCGAATTGAGTTTGTTTTATCCCTGA